The Saccharomonospora glauca K62 genome has a segment encoding these proteins:
- a CDS encoding SsgA family sporulation/cell division regulator, producing MDNNAVHQNQFVHLSGCETPVLSRLTYAPSAPFTVALAFRVEPGEWVEWEFSRDLLIAGMHAPAGIGDIRIRPDLAPPDDGVLVIELESPDGYAVVEIDKGDVKTFLDATLALVPLGYESDWLDIDAVIANLTTARP from the coding sequence GTGGACAACAACGCCGTACATCAGAACCAGTTCGTGCACCTCAGCGGGTGCGAGACGCCCGTGTTGTCCAGGCTGACCTACGCGCCGAGCGCGCCTTTCACCGTCGCGCTCGCCTTCCGGGTCGAGCCGGGCGAGTGGGTGGAGTGGGAATTCTCCCGCGATCTGCTCATCGCCGGGATGCACGCGCCCGCGGGAATCGGCGACATCCGCATCCGGCCCGACCTCGCGCCGCCCGACGACGGTGTGCTCGTCATCGAGCTGGAGTCGCCGGACGGCTACGCGGTCGTGGAGATCGACAAGGGCGACGTCAAGACGTTCCTCGACGCCACGCTGGCGCTAGTGCCCTTGGGCTACGAGTCGGATTGGCTCGACATCGACGCGGTGATCGCGAATCTGACCACCGCGCGGCCCTGA
- a CDS encoding glycoside hydrolase family 3 N-terminal domain-containing protein produces MKRTMLAAACVAALATAACGGDDQADDGNDVASPPQGPTGTQQTTPSASRPSGGECASVIEGLSPRERAAQLLVVGVNPSDPASAVALVRNNQVGGIFIGGNDTALFTGDALEQIQQAADLPVSVAVDDEGGRVQRIDELVGSIPSAREMAATMTPEEVRELAVERGRQLREYGITVDYAPVVDLTDGPAGGVIGDRSFSADPEKATEYAAAFADGLAESGVTPVLKHFPGHGRASGDSHQGLVQTPPLEDLRQSDLVPYDDFGNYPDDVQVMVGHLDVPGLTDGQPASLSPEAYRILREDYGYDGVVLTDDLGAMKAISDNYTLDEAVLLALQAGADQPLWSDGGDVGPVLDRLEAAIASGELPQDRVTDALTRVLSAKGACG; encoded by the coding sequence ATGAAGCGAACGATGCTCGCGGCGGCGTGTGTCGCCGCCCTGGCGACGGCGGCATGTGGTGGTGACGATCAGGCGGACGACGGCAACGACGTCGCCTCCCCACCGCAGGGGCCGACGGGGACCCAGCAGACCACTCCCTCGGCCTCGCGACCCTCGGGTGGCGAATGCGCGAGCGTGATCGAGGGCCTGTCACCTCGGGAACGCGCGGCGCAGCTGCTCGTGGTGGGCGTCAATCCCAGTGATCCCGCCTCCGCCGTCGCGCTCGTCAGGAACAACCAGGTGGGCGGAATCTTCATCGGTGGCAACGACACCGCCCTGTTCACCGGCGACGCGCTGGAGCAGATCCAACAGGCCGCCGACCTGCCCGTCTCGGTGGCGGTGGACGACGAGGGCGGCCGGGTGCAGCGCATCGACGAGCTCGTCGGGTCCATCCCCAGTGCCAGGGAGATGGCGGCCACGATGACGCCCGAGGAGGTGCGGGAGCTGGCGGTCGAACGTGGCCGGCAGTTGCGGGAGTACGGGATCACGGTGGACTACGCGCCCGTCGTTGACCTCACCGACGGCCCCGCGGGCGGCGTGATCGGCGATCGGTCGTTCAGCGCCGATCCGGAGAAGGCCACCGAGTACGCCGCTGCGTTCGCCGACGGATTGGCCGAGTCCGGAGTGACCCCGGTCCTCAAGCACTTCCCCGGACACGGTCGGGCCAGCGGTGACTCCCACCAGGGGCTGGTGCAGACACCGCCGCTGGAGGACCTCCGCCAGTCCGACCTGGTGCCGTACGACGACTTCGGGAACTACCCCGACGACGTCCAGGTCATGGTGGGCCATCTCGACGTTCCCGGCCTCACCGACGGGCAGCCCGCGTCGCTGTCCCCGGAGGCGTACCGGATCCTGCGTGAGGACTACGGCTACGACGGCGTGGTCCTCACCGACGACCTCGGAGCGATGAAGGCCATTTCGGACAACTACACGCTCGACGAGGCCGTGCTGCTCGCGCTCCAGGCGGGCGCCGACCAGCCGTTGTGGTCGGACGGCGGGGACGTGGGCCCGGTGCTCGACCGGCTGGAAGCCGCCATCGCCAGTGGCGAGTTGCCGCAGGATCGGGTCACCGACGCGCTCACCCGCGTGTTGTCGGCCAAGGGTGCCTGCGGCTGA
- a CDS encoding NAD(P)H-quinone oxidoreductase: MRAIMLSEPGGPDNLTWTEVADPSAGPGEVVVEVAASAVNRADILQRQGNYPPPPGASEIIGLECSGTIAEVGDGVEGWQVGDQVCALLAGGGYAERVAVPAGQLLPVPGEVELVTAAALPEVACTVWSNVVMTARLTEGETLLVHGGAGGIGTHAIQVGKALGATVVVTVGSDDRAERCRQLGADIAINYREQDFVEVVKAETGGADVILDNMGAAYLGRNVDALATGGRLVVIGMQGGTKGELHLGKLIAKRASVTATTLRARPLDEKAAIVAQVREHLWPLVAQGTVQPVIHQVFPLSRAGDAHRALDEGGVFGKILLTAR, from the coding sequence ATGCGCGCGATCATGCTCAGCGAACCGGGTGGACCGGACAATCTCACGTGGACGGAGGTGGCCGACCCGAGCGCGGGCCCCGGCGAGGTGGTCGTCGAGGTCGCCGCGAGCGCCGTGAACAGGGCCGACATCCTGCAACGGCAGGGCAACTACCCGCCGCCTCCCGGCGCGAGCGAGATCATCGGCCTGGAGTGCTCGGGCACCATCGCCGAAGTGGGCGACGGTGTCGAGGGCTGGCAGGTGGGCGACCAGGTGTGCGCGCTGCTGGCGGGCGGCGGTTACGCGGAACGAGTCGCGGTCCCCGCCGGACAACTCCTGCCCGTGCCCGGCGAGGTGGAACTCGTCACGGCGGCGGCACTGCCCGAAGTGGCCTGCACGGTGTGGTCGAACGTCGTCATGACCGCGCGGCTGACGGAGGGGGAGACGCTGTTGGTCCACGGCGGCGCGGGCGGCATCGGCACCCACGCGATCCAGGTCGGCAAGGCGTTGGGCGCCACGGTCGTCGTCACCGTGGGCTCCGATGACCGCGCGGAGCGGTGCAGGCAGCTCGGGGCCGACATCGCGATCAACTACCGCGAGCAGGACTTCGTGGAGGTCGTGAAAGCCGAGACCGGCGGCGCCGACGTCATCCTCGACAACATGGGGGCGGCCTACCTCGGCCGGAACGTCGACGCGCTGGCCACCGGCGGCAGGCTCGTGGTCATCGGCATGCAGGGCGGGACGAAAGGCGAGTTGCACCTCGGCAAACTGATCGCGAAGCGCGCGAGCGTCACCGCCACCACGCTGCGCGCCCGGCCCCTCGACGAGAAGGCCGCGATCGTGGCGCAGGTACGCGAACACCTGTGGCCGTTGGTCGCGCAGGGCACCGTCCAGCCGGTGATCCACCAGGTGTTCCCGCTTTCCCGCGCGGGCGACGCGCACCGGGCGCTGGACGAGGGCGGGGTCTTCGGGAAGATCCTGTTGACCGCGCGCTAG
- a CDS encoding M28 family metallopeptidase — MSSLRTRLRPAIAVAACASLALVGAGTAVAAPPADPKLPERLTKQIDINKLNRHLVALQRIADTHDGTRASSTEGYDASAEYVATKLEQAGFDVTRQEFPFYYSETLAEKLVANGTEIPVTIMSYSPSTEEGGITAPLAAVAPDDTPGCEASDYGDVTGAIALVQRGSCTFAEKSLAASEAGAVALLVYNNEEGPVNGTLGEVNDNYVPSGGITQADGEALAALDGQEITLELRALMEERTTYNVIAETKTGRKDNVVMAGAHLDSDPAGPGINDNGTGSVALLETALSLGSKPKVNNAVRFAWWGAEEFGLVGSTYYVNSLSFEEQLDIALYLNFDMIGSPNAGYFVYDGDDSAQEGSGPGPYGSAQIEQAFVDYLENEVGVATGEKDFDGRSDYGEFIAVGIPSGGLFTGAEGIKTEEEAELWGGTAGEAYDSCYHQACDDLGNVDRVALARNADAMAYVIGTYALSTEDVNGVAPAGPKNKAKLAQQRSNRAVLATTAAHGDAAVA, encoded by the coding sequence ATGTCATCTCTGCGAACGAGGTTGAGACCGGCCATTGCCGTCGCGGCGTGCGCGAGCCTTGCGCTCGTCGGTGCGGGTACGGCCGTCGCCGCACCGCCGGCCGACCCGAAGCTGCCCGAGCGGCTGACCAAGCAGATCGACATCAACAAGCTGAACCGGCATCTCGTCGCGCTCCAGCGGATCGCCGACACCCACGACGGCACCCGTGCGTCCAGCACGGAGGGCTACGACGCCTCCGCCGAGTACGTGGCCACCAAACTGGAGCAGGCCGGGTTCGACGTCACTCGCCAGGAGTTCCCGTTCTACTACTCGGAAACCCTGGCTGAGAAGCTCGTCGCCAACGGCACCGAGATCCCCGTGACGATCATGAGCTACAGTCCGTCCACTGAGGAGGGTGGTATCACCGCTCCGCTGGCGGCGGTCGCTCCCGACGACACCCCCGGTTGCGAGGCCTCGGACTACGGCGACGTGACCGGCGCGATCGCGTTGGTGCAGCGTGGCTCGTGCACGTTCGCCGAGAAGAGCCTCGCGGCCTCCGAGGCGGGAGCCGTGGCTCTCCTCGTCTACAACAACGAGGAAGGCCCCGTGAACGGCACGCTCGGCGAGGTGAACGACAACTACGTGCCCTCGGGCGGCATCACGCAGGCCGACGGCGAGGCGCTCGCCGCGCTCGACGGTCAGGAGATCACCCTGGAGCTGCGCGCCCTGATGGAGGAGCGCACCACCTACAACGTGATCGCCGAGACGAAGACCGGCCGCAAGGACAACGTCGTGATGGCGGGGGCGCACCTCGACAGCGACCCGGCGGGCCCCGGCATCAACGACAACGGCACCGGCTCGGTGGCGTTGCTGGAGACCGCGTTGTCGCTGGGTTCGAAGCCGAAGGTCAACAACGCCGTGCGGTTCGCGTGGTGGGGCGCCGAGGAGTTCGGCCTCGTCGGCTCGACCTACTACGTCAACTCGTTGAGCTTCGAGGAGCAGCTCGACATCGCCCTGTACCTGAACTTCGACATGATCGGCTCGCCGAACGCGGGCTACTTCGTGTACGACGGTGACGACTCCGCGCAGGAGGGTTCGGGCCCCGGCCCGTACGGCTCGGCGCAGATCGAGCAGGCGTTCGTCGACTACCTTGAGAACGAGGTCGGTGTCGCGACCGGTGAGAAGGACTTCGACGGTCGCTCCGACTACGGTGAGTTCATCGCCGTGGGTATCCCGTCCGGTGGCCTGTTCACCGGTGCCGAGGGCATCAAGACCGAGGAGGAGGCCGAGCTGTGGGGTGGAACCGCCGGTGAGGCCTACGACTCCTGCTACCACCAGGCCTGCGACGACCTCGGCAACGTCGACCGGGTCGCGCTCGCCCGCAACGCCGACGCGATGGCGTACGTGATCGGCACGTACGCGCTGAGCACCGAGGATGTCAACGGGGTCGCGCCCGCGGGCCCCAAGAACAAGGCCAAGCTCGCCCAGCAGCGCTCGAACCGGGCCGTGCTGGCCACCACGGCGGCGCACGGCGACGCGGCCGTCGCCTGA
- a CDS encoding helix-turn-helix domain-containing protein: MQGRMDARRLYDALDAQRRARGLSWRQLAEQAGVSPSLLSRMGNGQRPDLDGFIALVQWLGAPAEEFMVWPDSAARSEEQPDLETQLALLLRARNDLSEADRQYLLDIVNATMRRIKADRRES, encoded by the coding sequence ATGCAGGGCCGAATGGACGCGCGGCGCCTCTACGACGCGCTCGACGCCCAGCGGCGAGCTCGCGGACTGTCGTGGAGGCAGCTCGCCGAACAGGCCGGGGTGAGCCCTTCCCTGCTCAGCAGGATGGGCAACGGACAACGGCCCGATCTGGACGGTTTCATCGCACTGGTGCAGTGGCTCGGCGCGCCGGCCGAGGAATTCATGGTGTGGCCCGACTCCGCCGCTCGCTCGGAGGAGCAGCCCGACCTGGAGACCCAGTTGGCCCTGCTCCTGCGCGCGAGGAACGACCTGAGCGAGGCCGACCGGCAGTACCTGCTCGACATCGTGAACGCCACCATGCGGCGCATCAAGGCGGACCGGCGGGAGAGCTGA
- a CDS encoding ImmA/IrrE family metallo-endopeptidase: MALRRGFKATARRLAAEVREELGVRTFQPLDPYALARLYGVEVFTLAEPWLPARAVSHFTGPALDSFSGMLIRIGTGCVIVENHTHDRNRRRSTVAHEMAHVLLEHEFDVLLADGRSCRSGAEGARSTVEQEAAELSAELLLPSDAARIAAFRGWTDASVARYFRVSERMARWRMNVTGARRIARRTWERPSRPLTART, from the coding sequence GTGGCGCTGCGGCGGGGCTTCAAGGCGACGGCCAGACGGCTCGCGGCCGAGGTACGCGAGGAACTGGGTGTCCGAACCTTCCAACCGCTCGACCCCTACGCACTGGCCCGGCTGTACGGCGTCGAGGTGTTCACCCTCGCCGAGCCGTGGTTGCCCGCTCGGGCCGTCTCCCACTTCACCGGTCCCGCCCTCGACTCGTTCTCGGGCATGTTGATCCGAATCGGAACGGGCTGCGTGATCGTCGAAAACCACACGCACGACCGGAACCGCCGACGTTCGACCGTGGCGCACGAGATGGCCCACGTGCTGCTGGAGCACGAGTTCGACGTCCTCCTCGCCGACGGCCGGTCGTGCCGGTCCGGGGCCGAGGGAGCACGTTCGACGGTGGAGCAGGAGGCCGCGGAGCTGTCGGCCGAACTGCTGCTGCCGAGCGACGCCGCGAGGATCGCCGCGTTCCGGGGCTGGACCGACGCGAGCGTCGCGCGTTACTTCCGGGTGAGCGAGCGAATGGCCCGGTGGCGCATGAACGTCACCGGGGCCCGCCGGATCGCCCGGCGCACCTGGGAACGCCCGTCCCGGCCGTTGACGGCCCGCACATGA
- a CDS encoding DUF7144 family membrane protein, with amino-acid sequence MSETSRARSGTEEATGAQRVPPQTRGRMEESVDKGYEQRMPDESMRSSDRGMGGIAFASTLLLLAGVYQVIVGLTAIFNSDFYVVTESGLAVNVDYTAWGWVHFALGIAAVAAGLGLLTGQTWARVTGITLAAISAIVNLAFIPAYPLWALVVIALDIVVIYAIAVHGGRARTAS; translated from the coding sequence ATGAGCGAGACGTCACGGGCCCGTTCCGGGACCGAAGAGGCGACCGGCGCGCAACGAGTGCCGCCGCAGACACGTGGTCGCATGGAAGAGAGCGTGGACAAAGGCTACGAGCAGCGCATGCCCGACGAGTCCATGCGGTCGTCCGACAGGGGCATGGGTGGCATCGCGTTCGCCTCCACGTTGCTGCTCCTGGCGGGCGTCTACCAGGTCATCGTGGGACTCACCGCGATCTTCAACAGCGACTTCTACGTCGTCACCGAGAGCGGCCTGGCCGTCAATGTCGACTACACGGCATGGGGTTGGGTGCACTTCGCGCTCGGGATCGCGGCGGTGGCCGCGGGACTCGGTCTGCTGACCGGGCAGACGTGGGCCCGCGTCACCGGCATCACCCTGGCCGCCATCAGCGCGATCGTGAACCTCGCGTTCATCCCCGCGTACCCGCTGTGGGCACTTGTGGTGATCGCGCTCGACATCGTGGTGATCTATGCGATCGCCGTGCACGGTGGCAGGGCTCGTACCGCTAGCTGA
- a CDS encoding beta-ketoacyl-ACP synthase III: MSTQDARGAAVLAGLGGWLPPRVVDNDELSQRLDTSDEWIRTRTGIAKRHVVHTGLSTVDMAVEAGRKALESAGPHGESVDAVVLATSTPDHVCPASAPQVAARIGLSGVAAFDVNAVCSGFVYALATASGLISGGVAKRVLLIGADAFTTLLDPDDRTTVPIFGDGAGAVVLREGAPDELGAIGPFDLHSDGELADLLIVPAGGSRQKKSEDPSDHFLKMQGPTVFRHATTQMAASSRAVLEKAGWTTSDVDRFVGHQANIRILTATAKNLGLPADSLVVNIGHTGNTSAASIPLAMVDAVVDGTLQAGDRVLVTAFGAGLTWGSTVLRWPELACAPLS, encoded by the coding sequence GTGTCCACGCAGGACGCGCGTGGTGCGGCGGTGTTGGCCGGTCTCGGTGGTTGGCTGCCGCCCCGTGTGGTCGACAACGACGAACTCAGCCAACGACTCGACACGTCGGACGAGTGGATCCGCACCAGGACGGGGATAGCGAAACGCCATGTTGTCCACACTGGGCTGTCCACTGTTGATATGGCGGTGGAGGCGGGGCGAAAGGCGCTGGAGTCGGCGGGACCGCACGGTGAGAGCGTGGATGCCGTCGTCCTCGCCACCAGTACCCCCGACCACGTGTGCCCCGCGAGCGCGCCCCAGGTGGCGGCCCGGATCGGGTTGTCCGGTGTCGCGGCGTTCGACGTCAACGCGGTCTGCAGTGGTTTCGTCTACGCGCTCGCGACGGCTTCCGGGCTCATCAGCGGCGGGGTGGCGAAGCGGGTGCTGCTGATCGGGGCCGACGCCTTCACCACGCTGCTCGACCCGGACGACCGCACCACCGTCCCGATCTTCGGTGACGGCGCGGGAGCCGTGGTGCTCCGGGAGGGCGCCCCCGACGAACTGGGGGCTATCGGGCCGTTCGACTTGCACAGCGACGGCGAGCTGGCCGATCTGCTGATCGTGCCCGCGGGGGGCTCGCGCCAGAAGAAGTCCGAGGACCCCAGCGACCACTTCCTGAAGATGCAGGGGCCCACCGTCTTCCGCCACGCGACCACGCAGATGGCGGCTTCGTCGCGAGCGGTGCTGGAGAAGGCCGGGTGGACCACCTCGGACGTCGACCGGTTCGTCGGACACCAGGCCAACATCCGCATTCTCACGGCCACGGCCAAGAACCTCGGTCTGCCCGCCGACAGCCTCGTGGTGAACATCGGGCACACCGGCAACACGAGCGCGGCCTCCATCCCGCTGGCCATGGTCGACGCGGTCGTCGACGGCACGTTGCAGGCGGGCGACCGGGTGCTCGTCACCGCGTTCGGCGCGGGCCTCACGTGGGGGTCGACGGTGCTGCGCTGGCCGGAACTGGCGTGCGCACCGCTGTCGTGA
- a CDS encoding DUF2188 domain-containing protein: MCTSYSVVFRFSPDSLTWLVSRGPTALSRHCRKRDAVREAARLARASGRAKLTVERVDGSVQCVRHYGRTIPRDGDGRAPADGDSVTV, from the coding sequence GTGTGCACGTCCTACTCCGTGGTCTTCCGGTTCTCTCCCGACTCGCTGACCTGGCTGGTGAGCCGGGGGCCCACCGCGTTGTCCCGGCACTGCCGTAAACGGGACGCCGTCCGGGAGGCCGCGCGTCTCGCCCGCGCCTCCGGCAGGGCGAAGCTGACCGTCGAACGCGTCGACGGAAGCGTCCAGTGTGTGCGCCATTACGGGCGGACGATCCCACGGGACGGTGATGGGCGAGCTCCCGCTGACGGCGATAGCGTGACGGTGTGA
- a CDS encoding MarR family winged helix-turn-helix transcriptional regulator, which produces MSEESGEVRWLTDTEMLVWRSYIVSTLMLRHRLHRELAEREDVSLIDYEVLVCLSSAEGGAMRMSELATMLGSTKSRLSHQITRMEAEGLVRRVRQTCDRRAVAAELTEQGAELLRRSAPTHVNGVRTHFVDLLTEQEQEVLGRAFSRVLAHLSEPED; this is translated from the coding sequence ATGAGCGAGGAATCCGGCGAGGTGCGCTGGCTGACCGACACGGAGATGCTGGTGTGGCGCTCGTATATCGTGTCGACGCTGATGTTGCGGCACCGGCTGCACAGAGAACTCGCCGAGCGGGAAGACGTGTCGCTCATCGACTACGAGGTGCTGGTGTGCCTGTCGTCCGCCGAGGGCGGCGCCATGCGCATGAGCGAACTCGCGACGATGCTCGGATCGACGAAGAGCCGACTGTCCCATCAGATCACTCGCATGGAGGCCGAGGGGCTCGTGCGCAGGGTGCGGCAAACCTGCGACCGCAGAGCCGTCGCGGCGGAGTTGACCGAGCAAGGGGCCGAACTCCTGCGGCGCTCGGCGCCCACTCACGTGAACGGGGTGCGCACCCACTTCGTGGATCTGTTGACCGAACAGGAGCAGGAGGTCCTGGGACGCGCGTTCTCGCGGGTTCTCGCACACCTGTCGGAGCCGGAAGACTGA
- a CDS encoding LuxR C-terminal-related transcriptional regulator, producing the protein MITAEAVSACRFGIPAPPRHHVPRERALEALSRTDAAPLVVVTAPAGTGKSTLVAEWVKAEGGSGDTAWVTFDGPRKNLGEPDVFWACVVRCLAELGVDVPPYRRARLPSEWLPSLVSAVVATGQRLTLVLDDHHLVTADVADDVDLLLRLTNGCLRLVFSGRRPPVLPLYRYRMADTVVELGFAELAFDDAEAAALLAASGAEAKPSEVAAVNAYHGGWAAGLVLEGRHRREGTGVDDTADVDVTDYVCREVLDPLPPRARRLLLGTCTEETFDDELAHDLVGPDAERLTRLARCCAFATTTADGRHAYPPVFRDVLRGQLAREDAPDRAEIHAIVGQRLRRGGAKDRALREFVAAGAYDEAAELLIADQLVGQLLTEGPDGALRSYCAPLLDTTSRAGPLVLAATKLADGDTVDCADALARVPDPRTDTALWGCVSALDALRARLASDADGALTTAEAAQRALGDTGTFHPSGPLPTLVRIARGVALLRHGAFDLARAVFEETATRQDGRALFAPYADCLAHLALTDALEGYLARAEHTAAEALTLTAPVTPFSGHATAQVALALVALDRDDPGTAWHHATTAEPTPDPLTRHLARHVVAGVEALEGHPTAAASRLHAALAEATATDPWAADHLRVESARLALLEGHPALALHELGPLGNSHVGRHHEPHPDAAVVRAAAHTRRNEDGPAQRALATVLEGFPPLRPRVEALLVETERRLRHRSPARAATVLDTSLRLAAPERLRLPFRQAAPEVRRLLTTEVRGAHHWLGHAHEPSATAPAQPLTAREREVLGYLTELLTTEEIAEVMVVSVNTVRTHVRGILRKLGVNRRYAAVRRARELGLLDD; encoded by the coding sequence GTGATCACGGCGGAGGCGGTGTCGGCATGCCGTTTCGGTATCCCCGCCCCGCCCCGGCACCACGTGCCCCGTGAACGGGCGTTGGAGGCCCTCTCGCGCACGGACGCGGCCCCCCTCGTGGTGGTGACGGCTCCCGCGGGCACGGGCAAGAGCACGCTTGTCGCGGAGTGGGTGAAGGCCGAGGGCGGTTCGGGCGACACGGCGTGGGTCACGTTCGACGGCCCGAGGAAGAACCTCGGCGAGCCGGACGTGTTCTGGGCCTGCGTCGTGCGCTGCCTGGCCGAGCTCGGGGTGGACGTCCCCCCTTACCGTCGGGCCCGGCTCCCGTCGGAGTGGTTGCCGTCGCTGGTCTCGGCGGTCGTCGCCACGGGCCAGCGGTTGACACTGGTGCTCGACGACCACCACCTCGTCACGGCCGACGTCGCCGACGACGTGGACCTGCTGCTGCGGCTCACGAACGGCTGTCTCCGGCTGGTGTTCTCGGGCCGCCGACCTCCGGTCCTCCCCCTGTACCGGTACCGGATGGCCGACACGGTGGTCGAACTCGGGTTCGCGGAGCTGGCCTTCGACGACGCCGAGGCAGCCGCGCTGCTGGCTGCGTCGGGAGCGGAGGCGAAGCCCTCCGAGGTCGCCGCGGTGAACGCCTACCACGGAGGCTGGGCCGCCGGACTCGTCCTGGAGGGACGACACCGCCGCGAGGGCACCGGGGTCGACGACACCGCTGACGTGGACGTCACCGACTACGTGTGCCGTGAGGTGCTCGATCCCCTTCCCCCACGGGCCCGCCGGTTGCTGCTGGGCACGTGCACGGAGGAGACGTTCGACGACGAACTCGCCCACGACCTCGTCGGACCGGACGCCGAACGGTTGACGCGGCTGGCACGATGTTGCGCGTTCGCCACCACCACGGCCGACGGACGCCACGCCTACCCGCCCGTGTTCCGCGACGTGCTCCGCGGGCAGCTTGCGCGCGAGGACGCGCCCGACCGGGCGGAAATACACGCGATCGTCGGGCAGCGGCTGCGCCGCGGCGGCGCGAAAGACCGAGCGCTTCGGGAGTTCGTCGCGGCGGGCGCGTACGACGAGGCGGCCGAGCTGTTGATCGCCGACCAGCTCGTCGGGCAGTTGCTCACGGAAGGGCCGGACGGCGCACTGCGCTCCTACTGCGCTCCCCTGCTCGACACCACGAGCCGGGCGGGGCCGTTGGTTCTCGCGGCCACCAAGCTCGCGGACGGAGACACGGTGGACTGCGCCGACGCGCTGGCACGCGTGCCGGACCCCCGCACCGACACCGCGTTGTGGGGCTGCGTGAGCGCGCTCGACGCCCTGAGAGCCCGTCTGGCGTCCGACGCGGACGGCGCCTTGACCACGGCCGAGGCGGCCCAACGCGCACTCGGTGACACCGGAACCTTTCACCCGTCGGGGCCGCTGCCCACACTCGTCCGTATCGCACGGGGGGTCGCGCTGCTTCGACACGGAGCGTTCGACCTCGCCCGCGCGGTGTTCGAGGAGACCGCGACCCGGCAGGACGGGCGCGCCCTCTTCGCGCCCTATGCCGACTGCCTCGCGCACCTGGCTCTCACCGACGCCCTGGAGGGTTACCTGGCGAGGGCGGAACACACGGCCGCCGAGGCACTCACCCTGACCGCTCCGGTCACCCCGTTCAGCGGGCATGCCACCGCACAGGTGGCGCTCGCGCTCGTGGCGCTCGACCGCGACGATCCGGGAACGGCCTGGCACCACGCCACCACCGCCGAACCCACGCCGGACCCCCTCACCCGCCACCTCGCCCGCCACGTCGTCGCCGGCGTCGAGGCGCTCGAAGGCCACCCCACCGCGGCGGCGAGTCGTCTGCACGCCGCGCTCGCCGAGGCCACCGCCACGGACCCGTGGGCGGCCGACCACCTGCGCGTCGAGTCCGCCCGACTCGCCCTGCTGGAGGGACATCCCGCACTCGCCCTCCACGAGCTGGGGCCTCTCGGCAACTCCCACGTCGGCCGCCACCACGAGCCCCACCCCGACGCGGCGGTGGTGAGAGCCGCCGCCCACACCCGACGCAACGAGGACGGCCCCGCGCAGCGGGCGCTGGCGACGGTGCTGGAAGGGTTCCCACCGTTGCGACCGCGAGTGGAGGCCCTGCTCGTGGAGACGGAACGGCGGCTTCGGCATCGTTCCCCGGCACGCGCGGCGACCGTTTTGGACACCTCGCTTCGGCTCGCCGCGCCGGAACGGCTCCGGCTGCCGTTCCGGCAGGCGGCGCCCGAGGTCCGACGGTTACTGACCACCGAGGTGCGAGGCGCGCACCACTGGCTCGGCCACGCCCATGAGCCCTCCGCAACCGCGCCCGCGCAGCCGCTCACCGCGCGAGAACGCGAGGTGCTGGGTTACCTCACCGAATTGCTCACCACCGAGGAGATCGCCGAGGTCATGGTGGTGTCGGTCAACACCGTCCGCACCCACGTGCGCGGCATCCTCCGCAAACTCGGCGTCAACCGTCGTTACGCCGCCGTGCGGCGCGCGAGGGAACTCGGACTTCTCGACGACTGA